The following DNA comes from Lepidochelys kempii isolate rLepKem1 chromosome 9, rLepKem1.hap2, whole genome shotgun sequence.
TGCTGTTTGCAAGTGAATGTAAAAGACATTGTACGATGTGTTGTTAAAGTTTCCCCAGCTCTGTGTTCATTGCCAGGACACAAACAAAATTAAGTCTAAAGGAGGAGGACAACAGATTTAAACAAAATCTATACCATAATCCCACCTTGTGCTAATGTCTCATAATACTCATATTCACAAAATCGCCTTGAAATAATTTCAGGGGTGAGGAATACTCCAGGGGCAATGTACTTTTCTGCCCCATCAGGGGGAAAGGAGTGCTCTGACATCAGTCCACATGGGCTAGAAGCACAGTGAAAGAGAGTACCCACATTTTTCCGCCCCCATCCCTGCCAAAGGAATTGCCTTCCATTCTTTTCTAACAGCCCTCTCTGGCAGATGGTTGGATGGTTCCAGAGGTTGCCACAGGCCTAGCTGTCTCTGCTGGGGAGAAGATGACAGAATGCAAGGCCCTTGAACAGGTAACGGCGGATTCTTTCGGCTcacagggcctgagccaaagcatcctgaatttaatagaaaaactcccactgatttcagtgggctctaGATCAGGCTCCAACAGGTGCTGAGAAAACAACCTTCAAGTTCCAGAGTAAAATCAacacatgtgtacacacacacacacacacacacacacagagttcttctATTGCCTAATTTAAATTCAAAATTAATTCACTCAAATAACTTTAACAGAAGACATTCAAATCTTTAACAAGATATTAACCCCCCACCATTGTCTCTGCTGTCTTAGAAATATGAAGAAATCCTTTTCTATTCCATTTTCTGTTAATGTCTCTCAGTAAAAGATAATGCTTTGTACAGAACAGGGATTTTGTCTACCTCACAGACaggtgttaaaaataaaaagaaagaaaaagaaaaagcagcagcaatcTTTGTATGCAGTAGATATGCAGTTTGAATGAGGACATTTCTTCAGGCCCCCTTTATTATCACCGTATCATTAACAAAACTGCCTACAGAAAAGTAAGTCGAACCTACGGACCTGATCCTCAGCTACGATAAATTGTCAAAGCACCACTAAAGCCTACACAGATGTAccctagctgaggatctgtccctataTAGAAATAATTGAAGTGAATCCCATCTTAtcatcacaaatattttattaacttCTTTTACTGCACAGATACCTCATGACTAACTCAAATAAAAGCATGAGACTTTTCTTTGTACTGAGGATAGGCTACTGATGGAGGAGAAACTCAGATAAATAACAAACCCTTATCACAAATGCATTAATACAGCTTTCCAGAATCTGGATTCAATTCTGATGTGGTTCCCATTGCTTTAATAAGCCTTTCATTGGTGTCTTAAAAAGCAATAGGGTGTTTAATTATCATTATATTTTTGCCCTCCTTGTTAATCTGAGGGCTTTTTAATTCACTCTTATGACTGCTGCTCTGAACTGTACCTCAGCTACTGTCTCTATGATCTGTACTTGGCCATGAAAGTGACAAAGTGAGGGCAATACTTGCAATGCTTCTAAATTTTCCCACTGGCTTCATTACTGCTTTATATTGTTGATTATGTCAGTCAGCCAGCTTTGAGTAGCCCGCATGGTAGGCTATGTTTCTAGTCTGAAAATGGCACTCAATctctcagtaaaaaaaaaatcttgctggCTTTTGAGAGACCTTGAGGTACAGCTCTGTCCAAATGAAGGCTCCAATTCCAGACTCCATTAGCATTAAGAACCACTTATCAGATGCTGCAAAGCTTTATTGCTTTCCACCTGGCCTAGATAACTTAGATTCCTGAGTATACAATACTAGCGAGGATAGTGCTACAACCCTTCTTTGTTTTACAGAGCTGCACAGCTAAATACTATGTAAATGCAGGAAGTACCATACTGCCATCTACAGACAGGAATATCCCCTAATAATCATTCAGTACTAAATTTTCCCACAGCCAAGAGTCACTTTATTCTAATTTTCTCCTTTTAACATTGATGAATCACAAACTGTTTACACTTCAATGTCTCAGCCAAGCATGAACTTTCAGGCTTTTAATTTTTATAGACAAAGTTATTCTGCAGAGCTTAGGGgtacagacagagaaagagagagtgagcaGCTAGAAACTTTGTATTACCTGTCTGGTGTGGATGGGGCCTGGGGTCTTGAAGCCACCTTGACAGCTGCATTCAGAGACACTATAAGGGTCCGAGCTGCCTGAGGAGCACTTGGAGAGCGAGTCACAACCCACCACAAAGGTGTTATCCAGAGGCAGTTCCTGAATGACATGGTGCTTCTTAGGGGGCACAGGAGTCTCGGGTTTAATTTGAAAGGTGGGCTGTGGAGAGGCAGACTTGTAATGCTTTGCTAAATCTGGGCTGTCAGGCTTAAATGTGGTTGGTGTAGTGGCCCAGTTATATTTTCCCATAGTCTGTTCTTCTAGCTCTACGGGAATGTCTAAAGTGCCATTTATATGCTCATGGGCAGGATCGTCGGGCTTAGATTCTTCAATTGTCACAAAGTTGAGAAGGAGGCTTTTAGGAGAgcgcttctttttcttcttcttcttcttgatcTGTCGGTTCTCCTGGTTCGGGGAGACCCATTCCCCACTCTGCTTGCTTTTTTGGACAACCTTGTGCCGGGGTGTCTGGCGGCATCGTACCAAAGCAGTGACAAAAATGACCAGGATGACTGTCATGGTGCCTGCAATTATAGCAATGATGATTTTGACATAGTCATTGGTCTGTGGGGTTATCTCACCATCCCCAACATTCTGTCCCACTGGTGTTTCCATATTTCTGCGCACCATCTCCTGCACGTATGAGCCATTGGTGATGGTTTCATTCACAAATAAATGCACCAGTGCTATGGTATAAAGAGACTCTGGCTGTCCTAAATCATTGACTTTTATCACCAGCCTATGTAAGCCATGATCTGCTGTGATTACCTTCTCTTTCAAAGTAATGTTGCCTGTTAACTGATCGATTGTAAACAAACCTCTCGAGTTCCCACCTATAATGCTGTAGCGGAGCTCTGCATTCATCCCTGTATCATTGTCAACTGCAAAGACTTTAGTCACCACGGACCCTGGATTAGTGGCTGTGGGAATCAAGTCATAGGAGTAGTTAGATGAAGGGATGACGAAAACCGGCCTGTTGTCATTCACGTCAACTACATTTATGGTCACTTTGGCAGTGGAAGAGCGTTGCACTCTTCCTCCATCAACAGCCTTCACCTGGAAAGTGTAAGAACCTTGTTGCTCTCTATCAAATGTAATATTGGGTCTTATTACACCAGTAAGTGGATCGATAATGAAATTCTCTCTGCCATTTAATATAGAGAGAGTAACTGCAGCATTCTCTCCAGAGTCAGCATCAGTAACTGTGATGAGCCCCACTGTGCCATACATGGGCAGGTTTTCTGGCACATAGAAATTGTATTCATTGTGGGTAAAAGCAGGGCTGTTATCATTCTGGTCCAGAACTGATAGTGTCACAGTAGCATTGGTCTGCAATGGTGGCATCCCATTATCCCTAGCCAGTACAGTGAAGGAGTACCTGTCCTGCTTTTCCCTGTCCAGCTTTCTTACTGCTGTCAGAACTCCTGTGCGACGATCCAGGTTGAAAATGGGGGGTGCATCTGAACCCAGCATATAGCTGATCTCAGCATTGCGTCCACTGTCTGCATCTGTGGCACTGATCTTGGTCAGCTGGGTACCAGGAGCATTGTTCTCAGGAATGGAAAGTCCTATGACAGGCTGTGTGAATACTGGGGCATTGTCATTCTCATCTTTGATTTTGATCAGCAGCATTGCTGACTGATTTAAGGGAGGTTTCCCTGAATCAGAGGCCACTATTTTAATGGCATATTCTCGTGTAGCCTCATAGTCTAGAAATGTGGCAGTCTCCAATAGAAACTGGTTATCAAACACTGGCTTTAACCTAAAAGGGACATCATGGTCTGTGAAGCAGGTAACTTTTCCATTCAGATCAGCATCCTTGTCCATTACTGTAATCAGGGCAATTTTTGTATTGAGAGGTGCTTTCTCAGACAGGAGCACAGTCCCATTCACTGGATTGATGATGTATCTTGTGTCTATGGATGGAACATTATCGTTAATATCTGTGATATTTACCGTCACTGTTGCTCTTGATGGAGTTGAGCTGCCATCACTTGCCAAAACAGTTAACTTGTGTACGGGTGACTCCTCCCTGTCCAGTGGTTCCTTAATTGTGATGAGGCCAGTAGTGTTATCTAAGGCAAAGAGCCTTTTGGCCAGACTGGAGATCTGATTGCTGAAAAAGAAGTGGATCTGTGCATTTGAGCCCAGATCGGCGTCAGTGGCATGGAGCTGAGAAACTGAGGTGCCCACTGGAGCATTTTCTGGAATGCTAACTTCAATGTCATTTTCCTTAAAGACTGGGCGATTGTCATTCACATCAGTAACTGTTACTTGTAGGATGGCTGTACTGGATCTGGGAGGTGTTCCACCATCTTCAACTTTAATCTTCATCACATATGTGTCTTTCTGCTCCCTGTCCAGGATCTGCTGGACAATCAACTGTGGCCACTTATCTCCCTCAGGTGTTTCAATTATATCAAGTCCAAATACATTTTGACCCTAGAAGACACAGAAGGAAGAACATTTTTTATtatgaaaatatattaaatagatACACACATCTTTACTGTACACAGGGATCCCATGAAAATACCTTTATAGGTGTATTTATACTTTTACTGCTAGATTAAGCCTTTAGCCTTTGCCTTAAGTACAGGGCTGTGTGTACCTGTGCCTCCCTAGTAGCAGGCCTGAGCAGGAATGGTGTTTCAGAGCATCAAGGTTTCTTTTACAGCTCCAGCTCAAATTACAGCAACTACTGAAAACATATGGCTCACTTCCTATTTTACACctagctggggggtgggggagaaggggagaagatGTCAAGGCTCGACTTACATCAGACCCCATGCTCACAGAGGGGCAGTATCCACAGGGCTAGGGCTGTGCCCCACAACAAGGCTGGACCCAAGATTTGGGGAGGGCAAGCAAAAGCACGGGGGACTTAatccccagttcagcaaagcaagACAAGCGTACAACCGGTAGCATttagagaaaagaaaaactaCACCATATTGAAAAGGGGATTACCACATCATTTAAGATTCAAGTGGCACAGTCACAACTGAGACATGTTAGGTTATTAGAAATACATGAAAATCAGGAAGAATTATTCCCCTTTTCATCACTATGTATTTCATatttgcagtgaaaaatacattcCAAGTGTGAAAATAAGATGATTTTCTTATGAATAATATCATAGGACTATTGCATTTACACTCTGAGTAATAAGATCCTGTAATAGGGTGTGTTGAACACTTTATGCCCTTCTTACAGCAAGTAATGCATTTATATGTGCAGACACTGTAAAAACACAGCTTTTCCTCAAACTATGGGATGGACAGAGTGGTCTGAAAGTAATGTGCTGTCCTACAGGTGGGAGACTGGAGTCTGGTTCCCACTGCTGGTATCTCTCTGAGCCAGCAGATGCTGGAAATCTTGCAAAGGGAGCATATACATCCCCTAAGGAGAAGGAAGTGATTAGCAATGATCAATAGCAATCTGTCTGACTGATGAAGAATAGTGTTGACAGATTCCAAAGGGAATCCTGACAGCCTTATCTCCCCagaaggattgggcccataatGCAGGCATTGAAGATGGGAGTGTAACATGGGTGAAAACGGGGGCTCAGTGAAGCTCAGATAGGATAGGGGGAAGAGAACAGTTAGGATTTTacgtatttatttgtttttaagaacaTTAAACTCTCGTTATGCCTGTCATGTTTATAGTCAGAAACTGTGCTGCTGACCTAGCCCTTGCTATACTCATGATGGGACTgcttctgccacccttactcacactgagtagtaacTTACTGCATGAGTAtctccattggctttaatgggtcTACTCACTTAGCAAGCAGCTACTaagcatgagtaagggtggcaaaattggACCTTCTATAGTTTTagttattcattttaatttatacACAAATTGCTAAAAGAGCATCTCTCATGGCTCTCGATTCCGCCAATAAAATTTATAAAGACAACTGTTTGTTTAATTTACAACTAACTTTAACCAGATGTAAAAATGAAACATCAGCTCTTCCCACCTACATCCTCATGACACTCCCAACCCATCACCAAAGGTTAGGGGGATGAGATAGACTTTGCAGTGCACACTACAAATCATGCAATTTAGGGTATTTAACACTCTGCGTGGGAGACGGGTTTCCAGTGTGGAGGATTCCACATTTGGAATGGTTAGTAAGAAGCAAGACTACATTGTACCCTGCTACCCACAATTAAATCAGTACCTATATGGGCCTAATGCTGCCTTTGTGCATCTTCCATTGTCATAAATAGTACCAGGGCTGTTGCagatgagggcagaatttgattctATCCATTGCAGCAATAATTTCTTTTGTGGAAAAGCTGCAACATCTccatttcaaataaaataacCCAACTCTCTACCCCTGGCACAGTGTCTGTCACCCCAATAAGTAAAGACCCATGGCGATGTATAAGAGAAACATGGATTGGAAAACAGATCTTTAAAGTTATGAAAACAAATGTAGATCTTGCTTTTTCACTGGAAGATGAGTGAAGAAACCAACCTTGCTAAGTGTGTCCGAATCAGGTTCCATATGCTATGAACCAAAGGGGTTAATTTCTAAAGCAGCGACCCCATGACagaccttctctttattaaagaCAAGTGAATCTTCTCCCTCAATGATAGGATTATCATGAGTAGATTACTGCAGGCAACCTTGCTAGCAGTTGTTTAATTTGGACTAAGGCTCTTATTTGTTGCAAAAATGCTGAATTAAATAAACTGCTCTTTCAACACTGATTTCCAGAAAAACCTAGcaagagtggggaaaaaaaagtcagcttTCCTTCAGTTCTTTATTTGCACACAAACTGACAGATGTGCATTGATTATTCTGTCATTAGCTCCTGCAACTACAACAAACACTATATACATACTTTTAATTCATGAAAATGCATACCCAATTTAGCTTTTCTTTAACTATCACATATGACAAGAGACACATTTTTCATTATAGCATATGATTTTGGCTTAAACATATAACTTCAGTTCCCTGTCACTAGCAGTAAATTGCTGAGGAAACAGCAAAAAATCCAACACAAATTAGAATCTTTACtgaaaatatcaacattttaacaaaatgtttaatgCAAAATTGCTACCATATAGAATACCATACCATATATGCTACCATATAGTAATAGGGATTAAGTAAATACAGAGTTCTATAGAAATTATTCtaaaaaaaataccaaatataATAGAGAACTAGCTCTTCTATGCAATTTTTAAACTGATCTACAGCAATACATAGAAAATTACATTCCTGTTAtattagagtatgtctacacagctgccGGGAGCGAATCTCTCAGCCCTGGTTGCCAGACTTCTGATAGCAGGTCTCATGCTGGTGCGCTGAAAATAACAATGTGGAAGTTCGAGCTTCAgaacttcagagcctgagcccgaacatAAAAGCAagatctacacagctatttttagtgcactggcACAGTCCCTGCCACCACATCTGTTGGCCCCAGCAGCTGTGTAGCCATACCCTCATaggttaattttaaaatggtaaagAGAAGTTATTCACCTTTAAACTCCACAGGATCAGATCTTTCCATATGGAGTGCAGACTCTTAGGCCTGATCGACATTACAAGTTtatgtcgaatttagcagcgttaaattgaatTAACTCTGCACCCGTcgacacaacaaagccatttttttcgacataaaaagagctcttaaaattgatttctgtacccctccctgacgaggggattaccactgaaatcgacatcgccattttgaattagggttagtgtggacgcaattcgacggtattgacctccgggagctatcccacagtgcaccattgtgactgctctggacagcactctgaactcggatgcactggccaggtgcactggaaaagccccgggaagttttgaatctcatttcctgtttggccaggcgagctcatcagcaagGTGACCAGGCAgaactcatcagcacaggtaaccatgcagtcccagaatcaaaaaagagctccagcatggactgaacgggaggtactagatctgatcgctgtatggggagacgaatctgtgctatcagaactacattccaaaagatgaaatgccaaaacatttcaaaaaatctccgaggccatgatggacagaggctacagcagggacacaacacagtgctgtgtgaaacttaaggagctcagacaagcgtaccagaaaaccaaagaatcaaatggacgcTCCAGGACAGAGACCCAGACATAccacttctacgctgagctgcatgcaatttggggagggggggcatcaccactaccccacccctgtccgtggactccgatgatggggtactctctgccatgcctgaggattttgcagatggggaagatgaggaggaggacgagcttgaggcgagcacacagcacaccgttgtCCCCGACAgtcaggatctttttatcaccctgactgaaatactcTCCCAACCCAACCacgccggagaagggacctctggtgagtgtacttttttagatataatacatgttataaaagcaagcatttttaatgattaatttgccctgaagacttgggatgcatttgtggccaatacagctactggaaaagtctgttaacgtgtctggggatggagcggaaatcctccagggacatctccatgaagctctcctggtactctaaaagcctttgtagaaggtttctggggagagcagccttattccgtcctccatggtaggacactttaccatgtcATGcaagtagcaagtaatctggtatcattgcatgacaaagcctggcagcgtatggtcccagtgtttgctggcactcaagcaacatccattctttatctctctgtgttatcctcaggagagtgatatcgttcatggtaacctggttgaaatatggGAATTTAAttaaagggacattcagaggtagccgttcctactgggctgtttgcctgtggctgaaaagaaatcctccccgcagttagccaagcggtggggggggggagcattggcgctgagctgttcgcatttggctagcaggaatcttccctgatactagccacacggtggggggaggggtaaagcgatcaaCCCAGATAATTGGAtgtgggggggttagtttggtttctgctgctgcacgttaacaggaaaaccgaaGCACTAAATGgtcaactcaacgggctttgcttggtatgggaaaggagggcgctgctgttatgaaggttgcagaagccgaaagactatggcttaccatggccgcctgcaagccaaattttgttgcctggcactgcgtgtgtgatctctaacaccaaagccgtaggcactcaatataagatgcaaaatgcgacctcgtaccaaaatcacatctcttatgtaatgtgaatagtgttgttcactgtgaaagagtctgtaaaatatatctttttaaatactttttttccctcccgcagctgcaaatgtttcaagcctcccttctccatcccaaaggctatctcagataaggcggtgaaaaaaatgcatgcgctatgaaatgttctctgagctcatgcagttgtccggcactgacagagctcagcagaatgtgtggagcaACCCAGTACAGGAAAGCAGCCAATGAacatgaggacaggagggatgatcaagatgagaggtggcggcaggaagatcagaggaggcaggatgcaacgctggggctaatgggggagcaaacggacatgctccggcatctggtggaggttcaggaatggcagcaggatcacagactgctgctgcagccccggtttaactgccctccctcctccccaagttccatagcctcctcacccagatgcccaagaacgcggtgggggggaaggctcgggcacccaaccactccaccccagtggacagcccaagcaacagaaggctgtcattcaacaagttttgaagtggccttttccttctctcctaccttcctcccacaccccacccgagctaccttgtgagttatctccctatttttataattaattaataaagaatagatgttttttaaatgatagtgactttatttcctttgcaagcaagctgtgatcaaaagGGGGAGGGCGGGTAGCTttcagggaatttagaggcaaccaaggaggtgagttttcatcaaggagaaacaaacagaagtgtcagaCAGTACCCTgctcagtcatgaaactgtttttcaaagcttctctgatgcgcagcgcttcctgctgtgctcttctaatcgccctggtgtctggctgtgcgtattcagtggccaggcgatttgcctcaacctcccaccccgctataaacgtctcccccttactctcacagggattgtggagcacacagcaagcagcaataacaatgggaatactggtttcgctgaggtctgagcgagtcagtaaactgcgccagcgaccctttaaacatccaaatgcacactctaccaccattctgcacttgctcagcctataggtgaacagctccttactactgtccaggctgcctgtgtacagcttcatgagccagggcattaaggggtaggctgggtccccaaggataactataggcatttcaacatccccaacagttattttctggtctgggaagtaaatcccttcctgctgccgtttaaacagaccagaattcctgaagatgcgagtgtcatgaacctttctcggccatcccacgttgatgttggtgaaatgtcccttgtgatctaccagtgcttgcagcaccattgaaaagtaccccttgagctttatgtactggctgccctggtgatccgggcccaagatagggatatgtgttccgtctatagccccaccacaattagggaatcccattgcagcaaagccatctagtatgacctgcacatttcccagagtcactacctttgatagcagcagttcaatgattgcactggctaattgcatcacagcaacccccacagtagatttgcccactccaaattgattgccgactgaccggtagctgtctggcgttgcaagcttccacagggctattgccactcgcttctcaactgtgagggctgctctcatcttggtattcttgcacttcagggcagggaaagcaagtcacaaagttccatgaaagtgccctatcgcatgcgaaagtttcggagctactgggaatcatcccaaacctgcaacagtatgtggtcccaccagactgtgcttgtttcctgggcccagaatcagcattccatggcacgagcctgccccattaacaccatgatctccaaattgccggggaTCATGGTTTTAGAGAAGTCTgcatccatgtcctcatcactctcgtcactgtgctgccgtcgcctcctcgcctggtttttcaggttctggttctgcataaactgcatgataatgtgcaaggtgtttacaatggtcataactgctgcggtgagctgaacgggctccgtGCTTGCCGAGCTACGGcatctgcttgggcaatccagggaaaagggcatgaaatgattgtctgctgttgctttcacggaggcagg
Coding sequences within:
- the PCDH11X gene encoding protocadherin-11 X-linked isoform X2 — protein: MDLLSGTYLLAVLLACIVFQSGAQEKNYTVREELPENVLIGNLLKDLNLTLDPDVPLSSPLQFKLVYKTGDVPLVRVEENTGEIFTTANRIDREKLCSGIFSENRCFYEVEVAVLPDEVFRLVKIRFLIEDINDNAPLFPSTVINISIPENTAINSRYSVPSAIDPDIGVNGIQHYELLKGQNVFGLDIIETPEGDKWPQLIVQQILDREQKDTYVMKIKVEDGGTPPRSSTAILQVTVTDVNDNRPVFKENDIEVSIPENAPVGTSVSQLHATDADLGSNAQIHFFFSNQISSLAKRLFALDNTTGLITIKEPLDREESPVHKLTVLASDGSSTPSRATVTVNITDINDNVPSIDTRYIINPVNGTVLLSEKAPLNTKIALITVMDKDADLNGKVTCFTDHDVPFRLKPVFDNQFLLETATFLDYEATREYAIKIVASDSGKPPLNQSAMLLIKIKDENDNAPVFTQPVIGLSIPENNAPGTQLTKISATDADSGRNAEISYMLGSDAPPIFNLDRRTGVLTAVRKLDREKQDRYSFTVLARDNGMPPLQTNATVTLSVLDQNDNSPAFTHNEYNFYVPENLPMYGTVGLITVTDADSGENAAVTLSILNGRENFIIDPLTGVIRPNITFDREQQGSYTFQVKAVDGGRVQRSSTAKVTINVVDVNDNRPVFVIPSSNYSYDLIPTATNPGSVVTKVFAVDNDTGMNAELRYSIIGGNSRGLFTIDQLTGNITLKEKVITADHGLHRLVIKVNDLGQPESLYTIALVHLFVNETITNGSYVQEMVRRNMETPVGQNVGDGEITPQTNDYVKIIIAIIAGTMTVILVIFVTALVRCRQTPRHKVVQKSKQSGEWVSPNQENRQIKKKKKKKKRSPKSLLLNFVTIEESKPDDPAHEHINGTLDIPVELEEQTMGKYNWATTPTTFKPDSPDLAKHYKSASPQPTFQIKPETPVPPKKHHVIQELPLDNTFVVGCDSLSKCSSGSSDPYSVSECSCQGGFKTPGPIHTRQHTKEKGRPQSPLKETSLESWTQPQSQRRVTFHLPDGSQESCSDSGLGDHEPSSSASISHPLPLGFPQEEYYEQASPNSRTEGDGNSDPESTIEVNLQKALAEASETCTQECLILGHSDNCWMPPSLTQYQQSNPPLPSFGFQQGWGRGTRPEGRYALGRPMPKDDTDKSQGGPQPQFYNTCERHCTSEDPVKVIPLANFTPSQQAPASGSNTFIHEHQL
- the PCDH11X gene encoding protocadherin-11 X-linked isoform X1, whose amino-acid sequence is MDLLSGTYLLAVLLACIVFQSGAQEKNYTVREELPENVLIGNLLKDLNLTLDPDVPLSSPLQFKLVYKTGDVPLVRVEENTGEIFTTANRIDREKLCSGIFSENRCFYEVEVAVLPDEVFRLVKIRFLIEDINDNAPLFPSTVINISIPENTAINSRYSVPSAIDPDIGVNGIQHYELLKPKTAPKRTFGSITNDQGQNVFGLDIIETPEGDKWPQLIVQQILDREQKDTYVMKIKVEDGGTPPRSSTAILQVTVTDVNDNRPVFKENDIEVSIPENAPVGTSVSQLHATDADLGSNAQIHFFFSNQISSLAKRLFALDNTTGLITIKEPLDREESPVHKLTVLASDGSSTPSRATVTVNITDINDNVPSIDTRYIINPVNGTVLLSEKAPLNTKIALITVMDKDADLNGKVTCFTDHDVPFRLKPVFDNQFLLETATFLDYEATREYAIKIVASDSGKPPLNQSAMLLIKIKDENDNAPVFTQPVIGLSIPENNAPGTQLTKISATDADSGRNAEISYMLGSDAPPIFNLDRRTGVLTAVRKLDREKQDRYSFTVLARDNGMPPLQTNATVTLSVLDQNDNSPAFTHNEYNFYVPENLPMYGTVGLITVTDADSGENAAVTLSILNGRENFIIDPLTGVIRPNITFDREQQGSYTFQVKAVDGGRVQRSSTAKVTINVVDVNDNRPVFVIPSSNYSYDLIPTATNPGSVVTKVFAVDNDTGMNAELRYSIIGGNSRGLFTIDQLTGNITLKEKVITADHGLHRLVIKVNDLGQPESLYTIALVHLFVNETITNGSYVQEMVRRNMETPVGQNVGDGEITPQTNDYVKIIIAIIAGTMTVILVIFVTALVRCRQTPRHKVVQKSKQSGEWVSPNQENRQIKKKKKKKKRSPKSLLLNFVTIEESKPDDPAHEHINGTLDIPVELEEQTMGKYNWATTPTTFKPDSPDLAKHYKSASPQPTFQIKPETPVPPKKHHVIQELPLDNTFVVGCDSLSKCSSGSSDPYSVSECSCQGGFKTPGPIHTRQHTKEKGRPQSPLKETSLESWTQPQSQRRVTFHLPDGSQESCSDSGLGDHEPSSSASISHPLPLGFPQEEYYEQASPNSRTEGDGNSDPESTIEVNLQKALAEASETCTQECLILGHSDNCWMPPSLTQYQQSNPPLPSFGFQQGWGRGTRPEGRYALGRPMPKDDTDKSQGGPQPQFYNTCERHCTSEDPVKVIPLANFTPSQQAPASGSNTFIHEHQL